CACCGGGCCTCCGGCGCACGCCCACGGTGGTGTGATCGCCACCCTCCTGGACGAGGCCATGGGCAAGGTGAACAAGCTGCGCCACGTCATCGCCGTGACCTCCCAGCTAAAGGTCGAGTACCTGAAGCCGGTGCCGCTCGACCGGCCGCTGCGGGTAGAGTCCTGGGAACTACGGGTGCGGGGGCGGCGTCACACCAATGTGGCCGAGATTCTCAACGGACGCGGCCAGGTGTTGGCGCGGGGGAAGGCCCTGTTCCTCGCCATCGACCCCCTGAAGATGTTCGCGCGCCACCTGCCGAAGGGTTGGGCCAAGTCCGCTGGAGTAAAATGAAAGCTGTTCCGGA
Above is a window of Terriglobales bacterium DNA encoding:
- a CDS encoding PaaI family thioesterase, yielding MAKKTRVHGHGTRHIHIPRNYCFACGKDNPDGMHLKFHYEPRRKRFVCRFRLGRRYTGPPAHAHGGVIATLLDEAMGKVNKLRHVIAVTSQLKVEYLKPVPLDRPLRVESWELRVRGRRHTNVAEILNGRGQVLARGKALFLAIDPLKMFARHLPKGWAKSAGVK